One genomic window of Mucilaginibacter sp. SJ includes the following:
- a CDS encoding glucosamine inositolphosphorylceramide transferase family protein: MKDLISSFISFIHKVFSYDKWNIGYISQSPENLIHTQQLNGKINWLSEDKVDYTADPFTANINGRLHLYYEELNFWKGKGEIMMTDNMHFKNKKKVNGIMEDEIHLSYPHMFTDSNRLYCIPETGRAKQVALYQIDMNNPYKFEKIRVLLEGQAFVDSSIIHYNNKYWLFTSVSGEHGVLYLFYADTLDAPFKAHKQNPIKVASNVSRSAGRLFVVGQKLYMPSQNPKRCYGGSVMINEITIITETDFQYHTAFELLPQAPYDEGLHTINFEDGLLIVDGKRKVLSAIGPFKKVFRKLKNLNKPN; this comes from the coding sequence ATGAAAGACCTTATCTCCTCATTCATTTCATTTATTCACAAAGTGTTTAGTTATGACAAATGGAATATAGGTTATATATCACAATCTCCCGAAAACCTTATCCACACTCAGCAGCTAAACGGAAAAATCAATTGGTTATCAGAAGATAAAGTGGATTATACAGCCGATCCTTTTACTGCAAATATCAATGGCCGTTTACATCTCTATTATGAAGAGCTTAATTTCTGGAAGGGAAAAGGCGAGATCATGATGACGGATAACATGCATTTCAAAAACAAGAAAAAAGTAAATGGCATCATGGAAGACGAAATACACCTCTCCTATCCGCACATGTTCACTGACAGTAACCGGCTATACTGTATTCCGGAAACAGGCAGAGCTAAACAGGTGGCTCTTTATCAAATTGATATGAATAACCCATATAAGTTTGAAAAGATCAGGGTATTGCTGGAAGGCCAGGCATTTGTTGACAGTTCCATTATCCATTATAACAACAAATATTGGCTCTTTACAAGTGTTTCGGGTGAACACGGCGTACTGTACTTATTTTATGCCGACACACTCGACGCTCCATTTAAGGCACATAAACAAAACCCTATAAAGGTAGCTTCAAACGTGAGCCGGTCGGCAGGCAGGTTATTTGTAGTTGGGCAAAAGCTTTATATGCCCAGCCAAAATCCAAAAAGGTGTTATGGTGGCTCGGTAATGATCAATGAAATAACCATTATAACCGAAACAGATTTTCAATACCATACTGCTTTTGAACTACTTCCCCAGGCACCTTATGACGAAGGATTGCATACTATAAATTTTGAAGATGGATTATTAATTGTTGACGGAAAACGCAAAGTATTGAGCGCAATAGGGCCATTTAAAAAAGTATTTAGGAAACTAAAGAACCTTAACAAGCCTAACTAA
- the asnB gene encoding asparagine synthase (glutamine-hydrolyzing), whose translation MCGIYGSTVRYDDNIIFQKLARADFRGPDYSGFEHNGPVTLGHNRLAIVDLDHRSDQPLTYNHLKVVFNGEIYNYKTLKVKLTALGYRFLTDSDTEVITAAFLEYGENCVNHFNGMFAFVIFDTRTLQLFGARDRLGKKPFYYIQNGLDFEFASQPSQICIGRNVTINEQAINEYFVWGYVPEPKSAWNEIQKLEAGHSFCFDCNTGSFRIRKYWELDLNHAERYEGTYQQAQADLTRLITNAVDIRMHADVPLGVYLSGGIDSSLVAAIASKNYNNVKTFCIKFREKGFDESVFAQKIADHLKTDHHTIECNKEEGLELIESFGRYYDEPFADSSAIPSLLLSKHTKKHVTVVLSGDGGDESFLGYSRYKWFNMVNQLFKCPLALRKKIADVISISPNYRHKLIAMGICNPEVKSLYGLMLGGLEYSWLENPNIGLQVPFMDIWSSKSTSMLQKLSAFDTKTYLNGDINTKVDRGTMAFSLEARAPLMDYRVIAFAQTLPDSYKFKYGIQKRILKDILYQYAPAQLFDRPKSGFTMPLSHWFKNELRDHVMDHLSISELKNIPGINVQKSFAMINDHMSGKWNRATQIWKLLVYTQWLKDQRSKTISTYQVA comes from the coding sequence ATGTGCGGCATTTACGGATCAACAGTGAGATATGACGATAACATTATATTTCAAAAACTGGCAAGGGCCGATTTCAGGGGCCCCGATTATTCTGGCTTTGAACACAATGGTCCGGTTACCTTAGGCCATAACCGGTTGGCTATTGTTGATCTGGATCACCGGTCAGATCAGCCCTTAACTTACAATCACCTTAAAGTTGTATTTAATGGCGAAATCTACAACTATAAAACCTTAAAGGTAAAGCTCACAGCCCTGGGTTACAGATTCCTGACTGATTCGGATACAGAGGTTATTACAGCCGCCTTTCTTGAATATGGCGAAAACTGTGTCAACCATTTCAACGGTATGTTTGCCTTTGTAATTTTTGACACCCGCACGCTCCAGCTTTTTGGCGCCCGCGACAGGCTTGGCAAAAAGCCGTTTTACTATATCCAAAATGGTTTAGATTTTGAATTTGCAAGCCAGCCATCGCAAATATGTATAGGTCGGAATGTAACTATCAATGAACAGGCTATTAACGAATATTTTGTATGGGGATACGTTCCCGAACCCAAATCGGCCTGGAACGAAATCCAAAAGCTTGAGGCCGGGCATTCATTTTGTTTTGATTGCAATACCGGCAGTTTCAGAATAAGAAAATACTGGGAACTGGATTTAAACCATGCCGAACGCTATGAAGGAACATACCAGCAAGCACAGGCCGATTTGACCCGGCTGATTACTAACGCGGTTGATATACGCATGCATGCCGACGTGCCCCTTGGGGTATATCTTTCAGGCGGTATCGACTCATCACTTGTTGCGGCCATAGCTTCAAAAAACTATAACAATGTAAAAACCTTTTGCATAAAATTCAGAGAAAAAGGTTTTGATGAAAGCGTTTTTGCACAAAAAATTGCCGATCATTTAAAAACAGATCATCATACAATTGAATGTAATAAAGAAGAAGGCCTTGAACTAATTGAGAGTTTCGGCCGCTATTATGATGAGCCTTTTGCCGATTCAAGCGCCATCCCATCCCTGCTGTTAAGTAAACACACCAAAAAACACGTTACCGTGGTTTTAAGCGGTGATGGCGGCGATGAAAGCTTTTTAGGATACAGCCGTTACAAATGGTTCAACATGGTTAACCAGCTGTTTAAATGCCCGCTGGCGCTACGTAAAAAAATAGCCGATGTAATTAGCATCTCCCCTAACTACCGTCATAAGCTAATTGCAATGGGGATCTGCAATCCGGAGGTTAAATCACTTTACGGGCTTATGCTGGGCGGCCTGGAATACTCCTGGCTCGAAAATCCTAACATTGGCCTGCAGGTTCCGTTCATGGATATCTGGTCGTCAAAATCAACAAGCATGCTTCAAAAGCTGTCGGCATTTGATACCAAGACCTATTTAAACGGTGACATAAATACTAAAGTTGACAGGGGCACAATGGCCTTTTCGTTAGAAGCAAGGGCACCGCTTATGGATTACCGGGTAATTGCATTTGCTCAAACCCTGCCCGACAGCTATAAGTTTAAATATGGCATTCAAAAAAGGATTTTGAAAGATATACTATACCAATATGCGCCGGCACAACTGTTTGACAGGCCAAAATCCGGCTTTACAATGCCGCTAAGCCATTGGTTTAAAAACGAACTGAGAGATCACGTAATGGACCATCTTTCAATCAGCGAGTTAAAGAACATCCCCGGTATTAACGTACAAAAATCATTTGCCATGATAAACGACCACATGAGCGGCAAATGGAACAGGGCAACGCAGATCTGGAAACTGCTTGTGTATACACAATGGCTTAAAGATCAGCGTTCAAAAACAATTTCAACATACCAGGTAGCTTAA
- a CDS encoding glycosyltransferase yields the protein MRKKIFLVLGSLGTGGSERVYWLLSQYFNKPDYEVVVVLLNGQECSFSTEIAGIRFLNLKTMKASRSFFKLRKLLKDEKPYAVFSTTDHINILVAFVSMFVRVPNLIARASNNPQQMAQFYGFKSRFYNYFSRFLFVRFNSIVCQSEEMRQSIFKLYHISLDKLIVIHNPVIITDVLKPQNKISGVKRLIAVNRLIKEKGLFRLLEVMKALPQNYVLTIAGKGPLMDTLKAEVQNIGLNERVKFIGEIKNVADVISKHDLLVLSSFTEGFPNVVLEALSVGVPVVTFRVGGVNELIREGFNGFIAEQNDLCTLRHQIIRACNQTWQHPNIKADIVDRFSLEKIGMEYETLLAN from the coding sequence ATGAGAAAGAAGATTTTCCTTGTTCTTGGTTCGCTTGGTACAGGTGGTTCTGAGCGTGTTTACTGGCTGCTATCGCAATATTTCAACAAACCCGATTATGAGGTAGTTGTAGTGTTGCTTAATGGGCAGGAGTGCAGTTTCTCAACAGAAATAGCAGGTATCAGATTTTTAAACCTGAAAACAATGAAAGCTTCACGCTCATTTTTTAAACTTCGTAAACTGCTGAAAGATGAAAAACCATACGCGGTTTTTTCAACTACCGATCATATTAATATCCTGGTAGCCTTTGTTTCTATGTTTGTTAGAGTGCCTAATTTAATAGCCCGGGCATCTAACAATCCGCAGCAAATGGCGCAGTTTTATGGATTTAAGTCCCGCTTTTACAATTACTTTTCAAGGTTTTTGTTTGTACGCTTTAACTCAATTGTTTGCCAGTCGGAAGAAATGAGGCAATCAATATTTAAACTATACCATATCAGTCTCGATAAATTAATAGTTATACATAACCCCGTTATTATTACAGACGTTTTAAAACCTCAAAATAAAATTTCCGGTGTAAAAAGGCTTATTGCAGTTAACCGGCTCATCAAAGAAAAGGGATTATTTCGCCTGCTTGAGGTTATGAAAGCACTGCCTCAAAACTATGTTCTAACTATAGCCGGCAAAGGCCCGCTGATGGATACCTTAAAAGCAGAGGTACAAAATATAGGCCTTAACGAACGCGTGAAATTCATCGGTGAAATTAAAAATGTTGCCGATGTTATTTCTAAGCATGACTTACTGGTTTTAAGCTCATTTACCGAAGGCTTCCCTAATGTAGTGCTCGAAGCATTGTCGGTAGGCGTTCCGGTGGTTACATTCAGAGTTGGCGGGGTTAACGAACTGATAAGAGAAGGCTTTAATGGTTTTATAGCCGAGCAAAATGATCTGTGCACACTACGCCATCAAATTATCAGGGCATGCAATCAAACCTGGCAGCATCCTAATATCAAAGCCGATATCGTTGACCGCTTTAGTCTCGAGAAAATAGGCATGGAATATGAAACCCTGCTTGCTAATTAA
- a CDS encoding O-antigen ligase family protein, with the protein MTDTLRIPAPVIFCMLLFFVQKPLLDFGYYNELIIFLIGVFLYQVVGMSNYITFFAILLTIIPCSLYFNYFVGANKSRYYASILMFFFLLMCSMIIMVLDHSMAGTIDPIRSMLLGEPVKQSPAGLAVTQFNFGYQVVAITTFAFIASCTTGQYLIIRALVLAACVACIYLGMNRSAFISFGVGVTLFLFIYYRYKAVFLVAATVVICFGLYTYVLKDNTDDKNNILSKNQAKEANDFNRADMAAENLKIYADYPFGLIFYGKTWDEVTYRNPMFTFGLSSHNAYLMFITVLGPFLGLGLLWAIYYKTVRLFWQTIKNVKHKGSAIYVAIFFTFIAVSLNALSHNGWLMSVDGPTIFIYFAVLHYKRLKDPVKQTEPVQEELVVA; encoded by the coding sequence ATGACAGATACTTTGAGGATTCCTGCACCTGTAATTTTTTGCATGCTGCTATTCTTCGTGCAAAAACCTTTGCTTGATTTTGGCTATTACAACGAGTTAATAATTTTTTTAATCGGCGTTTTTTTATATCAGGTAGTAGGGATGAGCAATTATATTACCTTTTTTGCCATTCTCCTTACTATAATACCCTGTTCGTTATACTTTAACTATTTTGTAGGTGCAAATAAATCGCGCTATTACGCTTCAATATTAATGTTCTTCTTTCTGCTCATGTGCTCTATGATCATTATGGTACTTGATCACAGCATGGCAGGCACCATTGATCCGATCAGGAGCATGTTATTGGGCGAACCGGTTAAACAAAGTCCTGCAGGGCTGGCAGTAACACAATTTAACTTCGGATACCAGGTTGTGGCCATTACAACCTTTGCCTTTATTGCCTCATGCACCACCGGGCAATATCTTATAATAAGGGCTTTAGTTTTAGCAGCCTGTGTTGCCTGCATTTACCTTGGCATGAACAGGTCGGCATTTATAAGTTTTGGGGTCGGTGTAACGCTCTTCCTGTTTATTTACTATCGTTACAAGGCTGTTTTCCTGGTTGCTGCTACAGTGGTCATATGTTTTGGGCTGTACACTTATGTATTAAAAGATAACACTGACGACAAAAACAATATCCTTTCAAAAAACCAGGCTAAAGAAGCCAACGATTTTAACCGGGCCGATATGGCTGCCGAAAACCTTAAAATATATGCTGATTATCCTTTCGGGCTTATTTTTTATGGCAAAACCTGGGATGAGGTAACTTACCGCAACCCGATGTTCACATTTGGCTTATCATCCCACAATGCCTACCTGATGTTTATAACCGTGCTTGGTCCGTTTTTGGGGTTAGGGTTATTATGGGCCATATATTACAAAACCGTTCGCCTGTTTTGGCAAACTATAAAAAACGTAAAACATAAAGGAAGCGCTATTTATGTAGCTATATTTTTCACTTTTATAGCAGTTTCATTAAACGCGCTGTCACATAACGGGTGGCTGATGAGCGTGGATGGCCCTACTATATTTATTTATTTCGCTGTATTACACTACAAAAGGTTAAAAGACCCGGTAAAACAAACCGAACCAGTGCAGGAAGAATTAGTTGTCGCTTAA
- a CDS encoding sugar transferase, with product MIKRLFDMGLSFITLIVLLPLFLLIAVAIKINSRGSAFYKQARVGKDGNEFELFKFRTMYVNSDRAGLLTIGSKDYRITGVGYWLRKYKLDELPQLLNVLKGDMSFVGPRPEVRKYVNMYTPAQLRVLTVKPGVTDWASIKYFDENDILASSDDPEDMYIRVIVPSKISKNLEYIDNQDLFMDLKIIFSTIKRIFQ from the coding sequence ATGATTAAACGGCTTTTTGATATGGGCTTGTCATTTATCACCCTCATCGTATTGCTGCCGCTTTTCCTTTTGATTGCTGTAGCCATTAAAATAAACTCAAGAGGAAGCGCATTTTATAAACAGGCGCGGGTTGGGAAAGATGGAAATGAGTTTGAACTCTTCAAATTCCGAACCATGTACGTAAATTCAGACAGAGCCGGGTTACTAACCATTGGCAGTAAAGATTACCGAATCACCGGTGTTGGTTATTGGCTCCGGAAATATAAACTTGATGAACTGCCGCAATTGCTAAATGTTTTAAAAGGCGACATGAGCTTTGTTGGCCCGCGCCCCGAGGTGAGAAAATATGTAAACATGTACACACCGGCACAATTAAGGGTACTAACCGTAAAACCCGGGGTAACAGACTGGGCATCCATCAAATACTTTGATGAAAATGATATCCTGGCCAGCAGCGATGATCCTGAAGATATGTACATCCGGGTGATCGTGCCGTCAAAGATCAGCAAAAATCTCGAATACATCGACAACCAGGATCTTTTCATGGATCTGAAGATTATATTTTCTACAATAAAACGAATTTTTCAATAG
- a CDS encoding DegT/DnrJ/EryC1/StrS family aminotransferase — translation MKISFAPPYIDQAVINEVMDTLNSGWITTGPKVAALEQQMKQLTASDAAVCVNSWTSGAILMLKWFGIKEGDEVIIPAYTYCATALSVLHCGATPVIVDVDDDCCISTAAVIKAITPKTKAIIAVDIAGWPCDYEGLKSIINRQDIKKLFVAESPKQKVLGRVLLIADAAHSIGATINELPAAKYSDVSIFSFHAVKNITTAEGGCICINLPANFNAADEYRYLKLYTLNGQTKDAFTKSNGGGWKYDILFMGLKINMPDICAAIGLGQLKNYDVRLLPMRKRVASMYCDSFKATDWFIEPPLKNEQRESSYHLFALRIKGISEVQRDQIIDSIMSEGIMANVHFMPLPMLTLFKDMGYEISQYPSAYALYANEISLPIYPQLSDEQIDFIITTVINSVNAALEECKEPAKVEL, via the coding sequence ATGAAAATTTCTTTTGCGCCACCTTACATTGACCAGGCTGTTATAAACGAGGTTATGGACACGCTTAACTCCGGCTGGATAACCACCGGACCCAAAGTAGCCGCACTTGAGCAACAAATGAAGCAGCTTACAGCTTCGGATGCGGCTGTTTGCGTAAACTCCTGGACATCAGGAGCTATCCTGATGCTGAAATGGTTCGGCATAAAGGAAGGCGATGAGGTTATCATACCAGCATACACCTATTGTGCTACCGCCTTAAGTGTACTGCATTGCGGGGCTACACCGGTGATAGTTGATGTTGATGACGATTGCTGCATATCGACAGCGGCTGTGATCAAAGCTATAACACCAAAAACCAAGGCAATTATTGCCGTAGATATAGCCGGCTGGCCCTGCGATTATGAGGGATTAAAATCTATTATAAACAGGCAGGATATTAAAAAGTTATTCGTTGCTGAGAGCCCAAAGCAAAAAGTTTTAGGCCGGGTCCTTTTAATTGCCGACGCGGCGCATTCAATCGGTGCAACCATAAATGAATTACCTGCAGCAAAGTATAGTGATGTTTCTATCTTTTCTTTTCATGCAGTTAAAAACATTACCACTGCCGAAGGCGGTTGCATATGTATCAATCTGCCCGCCAATTTCAATGCAGCTGATGAGTACCGGTATTTAAAACTATATACCCTTAACGGCCAAACCAAGGATGCTTTTACTAAATCAAACGGGGGCGGCTGGAAATACGATATCCTGTTTATGGGCCTGAAAATCAATATGCCCGACATTTGCGCTGCAATAGGCCTCGGCCAGCTCAAGAATTATGATGTCCGACTACTCCCCATGCGCAAACGTGTTGCATCAATGTATTGTGACAGCTTTAAAGCAACGGATTGGTTTATTGAACCGCCATTAAAAAATGAGCAAAGGGAATCATCTTATCATTTGTTTGCCCTGCGAATTAAAGGTATATCAGAAGTACAGCGCGATCAGATCATCGACAGTATTATGAGTGAAGGGATCATGGCCAATGTACACTTTATGCCGCTGCCCATGTTAACCCTTTTTAAAGACATGGGGTATGAAATCTCTCAATATCCATCGGCTTATGCGCTTTATGCCAATGAAATCTCGCTCCCTATATATCCGCAGCTTTCGGATGAGCAGATAGATTTCATAATTACAACCGTCATAAACTCGGTAAATGCCGCATTAGAAGAGTGTAAAGAACCTGCAAAAGTTGAATTATAA
- a CDS encoding DUF2334 domain-containing protein has protein sequence MLQYLIRLDDLCPTNNLQKWERFFTLFDKHGIKPIIAVIPANKDPKLKACGNFNPYYWQLVRELQNKNYVIGMHGFDHYYINHNSGLLKMNNRSEFAGLPLQTQKEKIRKAAEIFRGENINPTVFIAPAHTFDRNTLLALHEYTNIKIISDGLLKSPYVRFGFNWVPVQLSEVEQKTKYTWTFNYHPETCSDKTFAELEIFIEKNHHLFVSLDDLDFSNYTWADALAEKYCIYKRLARDYAQKAIAFMERIPAGN, from the coding sequence ATGTTACAGTATCTAATTCGTTTGGATGATTTGTGCCCTACAAATAACCTGCAAAAATGGGAACGTTTCTTTACCCTGTTCGACAAGCATGGTATAAAACCAATCATCGCTGTTATACCAGCCAATAAAGACCCCAAGCTAAAAGCCTGCGGTAATTTCAATCCTTACTACTGGCAGTTGGTGCGCGAACTTCAAAATAAAAATTATGTGATAGGCATGCACGGTTTTGATCATTATTACATAAATCACAACTCCGGCTTACTGAAGATGAACAACAGGTCGGAATTTGCAGGCTTACCATTGCAAACACAGAAAGAAAAAATAAGAAAAGCGGCCGAAATTTTCAGAGGTGAAAATATCAACCCCACTGTTTTCATTGCCCCTGCACATACTTTTGACCGTAATACACTGCTGGCTTTACACGAATACACTAACATTAAAATAATAAGTGACGGCCTGCTTAAGTCACCTTACGTAAGATTTGGTTTTAATTGGGTACCTGTTCAACTATCAGAAGTTGAACAAAAAACAAAATACACATGGACATTCAATTATCATCCCGAAACCTGTTCTGACAAAACGTTTGCTGAGCTTGAAATTTTCATAGAAAAAAACCATCACCTTTTTGTTTCACTGGATGACCTCGATTTTTCAAATTATACCTGGGCAGATGCCCTTGCCGAGAAATATTGCATTTATAAAAGATTAGCACGTGATTACGCCCAAAAAGCAATCGCTTTTATGGAACGAATCCCCGCCGGAAACTAA
- a CDS encoding glycosyltransferase, protein MNIPAVPFSKPVLFFIIPSLKGGGAERVIISLANYFNKNNFQSVLISLNNDVPAYEIDNDVKVFYLTDRQKNLFVYRLYHIAETFFKLIKLLRAQKPVCALSFITSANVWTGITCWFTRVPYIVSERTSPDRSVIRFNYLRKQLALNLYKRAEAVVVSAKGVEDCLLKDKDFKVLTNIERITNAVTIFPLPSEEKVHHRRFILGVGRLAYVKGFDILIEAYAKSGLTDVDLIIVGDGEERATLVCQIFNLGLRERVLLPGSKNNLQDYYNQAEMFVLPSRNEGYPNALVEAMSFGCPSIAVDCNFGPSEIINNGQNGILVKRGSISDLADAMHRLAGNEVVKTTLGNQARVISQTNHPDKILGEWETLIKKHVAATATAAQLTNSQPAL, encoded by the coding sequence ATGAACATACCAGCCGTCCCTTTTTCAAAACCCGTTCTGTTTTTCATTATTCCCTCCCTTAAAGGAGGAGGAGCAGAAAGAGTTATCATATCGCTTGCTAATTATTTTAATAAAAACAACTTTCAGTCGGTACTTATTTCTTTAAACAATGATGTTCCAGCATATGAAATTGATAATGATGTTAAGGTATTTTACCTTACTGACCGTCAAAAAAATTTGTTTGTTTACAGATTGTATCATATTGCCGAAACTTTTTTTAAACTTATCAAGTTATTGCGGGCTCAAAAGCCGGTGTGCGCTTTATCATTCATCACATCCGCCAATGTTTGGACTGGCATTACCTGTTGGTTTACCCGGGTGCCTTACATTGTTTCAGAGCGCACTTCGCCCGATAGAAGCGTTATCAGGTTTAACTATTTGCGTAAACAACTGGCTTTAAACTTATATAAAAGAGCCGAAGCAGTTGTAGTAAGTGCTAAAGGAGTTGAGGACTGCTTGCTTAAGGACAAAGACTTTAAAGTACTCACAAACATTGAGCGCATAACAAATGCTGTTACTATTTTCCCATTACCGTCAGAGGAGAAGGTCCACCATCGGAGGTTTATTTTGGGAGTTGGCCGTTTGGCCTATGTAAAAGGCTTTGATATCCTTATTGAAGCCTATGCAAAATCAGGCCTTACCGACGTCGATCTGATTATCGTCGGCGATGGCGAAGAACGCGCTACCCTCGTTTGCCAGATCTTTAATCTGGGGTTAAGAGAACGGGTATTGCTGCCTGGCAGCAAAAACAACCTTCAGGATTATTACAACCAGGCCGAAATGTTTGTCTTACCATCGCGCAACGAGGGATACCCCAATGCTTTAGTTGAAGCAATGAGCTTTGGCTGCCCCTCCATAGCGGTTGATTGCAATTTTGGACCTTCGGAGATCATCAACAACGGCCAAAATGGGATATTGGTAAAAAGAGGATCAATAAGTGATTTAGCCGATGCAATGCACCGTTTGGCCGGCAATGAGGTTGTAAAAACAACTCTTGGAAATCAGGCCCGCGTCATATCTCAAACCAACCATCCCGATAAGATCCTGGGAGAATGGGAAACGTTAATCAAAAAGCACGTTGCTGCAACTGCAACAGCGGCACAACTAACAAACAGCCAACCGGCTTTATAA
- a CDS encoding glycosyltransferase family 2 protein has protein sequence MNDEEIMVSVLCITYNHEKFISEAIRSFLMQKTNFKFEIIIGDDCSTDKTQSIIKFYSETYPGRIKLIASPTNLGTHKNLINCVTQCRGRYIALCEGDDYWTNEYKLQKQVDFLENNADFVICCHYHKVINVNNKTLYVHPNPTPLIHTYADLLAGKQEETKTATVVYRNIPETHQLFAAPWFFECFAGDKMFKLWATQHTGGKIYVIPEVMSCYRNHEGGVWSMINAKARMEMVISDFNLIIKNFTYSARAKKKLLLLYIKRYLLFELQNKRFRKAYDTLKYLL, from the coding sequence ATGAACGATGAAGAAATAATGGTAAGTGTTCTCTGTATTACTTACAACCATGAAAAATTCATTTCTGAGGCTATTCGAAGCTTTTTGATGCAGAAAACCAACTTTAAGTTCGAAATCATCATTGGCGACGATTGCTCGACAGATAAAACCCAGTCAATAATTAAATTTTACTCAGAAACCTATCCCGGCAGGATCAAGCTTATAGCCTCCCCTACCAACTTAGGCACACATAAAAACTTAATTAATTGTGTTACACAGTGCAGAGGCAGGTACATAGCTCTTTGTGAGGGCGACGACTACTGGACAAATGAATATAAACTGCAAAAGCAGGTTGATTTTTTAGAAAACAATGCCGACTTCGTTATTTGCTGCCATTACCACAAAGTGATAAACGTTAATAACAAAACTCTTTACGTACACCCTAACCCGACACCGCTGATACATACATATGCCGATTTGCTGGCGGGGAAACAGGAAGAAACAAAAACGGCAACAGTTGTTTATCGCAACATTCCCGAAACCCATCAGCTGTTTGCTGCTCCCTGGTTTTTTGAATGTTTTGCCGGCGATAAAATGTTTAAGCTATGGGCCACCCAGCATACCGGCGGTAAAATTTATGTAATACCCGAGGTGATGAGCTGTTACCGCAATCATGAAGGCGGCGTATGGAGCATGATCAACGCCAAAGCACGTATGGAAATGGTTATAAGTGATTTCAATTTGATCATCAAAAACTTCACCTACTCTGCAAGGGCAAAAAAAAAGCTATTGCTGCTTTATATTAAACGCTATCTGTTATTTGAATTACAAAACAAACGGTTTCGCAAAGCTTACGATACACTAAAATACCTGCTTTAA